A stretch of Besnoitia besnoiti strain Bb-Ger1 chromosome III, whole genome shotgun sequence DNA encodes these proteins:
- a CDS encoding hypothetical protein (encoded by transcript BESB_048840) — translation MEAPLHSASAEGSVSPLEAAACVDEQEARPARCYASREYWRRRFEKPEGFFEWYAGWNELRSVLLERVLPLASQQQRCVRDSRETCVGESPVPVQRTAAAHFCRPQPCRQRESDCGADPVSHGCGVQEPSRRSEGSSAAATPCPETGPNRRQTEVSMTIVPATEPRGGAHAPQRKGHDFLYWTKEARCAGRAPDSVQQRRPAGTGENVDSSGAAPPPLLGTTGTVWRPALTVMLGCGTSRLGLDLEARGGFPFVLNIDFCRRPLEQLRRCAASASVEPQNSCMRLHGRQPSSVRAFSGGFCLQSSSRERIRAEGSSSRSADDLSREPVEVTGGAAATNETSLSLSYGCTFEGESQARSRKGGGQLWLEADARALPLRTGSVDLVIDKGLLDAVSSRARAERLDTPAARRRVLQVLQETGRILGPTGCLLLVTHSSATTQAPDAASRARWASSSLSCALCTLYGLSQAAPEDACEAAETGGEGGARSFRSTGMDAKGGQGLGGPMGGRVECGNKAPDTAVEAGSGVQTGTEAASVATAQCRCGHYWEILREDRVALSPTVAAANILNVARANQLEKETRSFRVGNSRKGPAAERAPSDTTAGPKDREEAGHDGDEPGQGPETAIRVRLT, via the exons ATGGAAGCTCCCTTGCACTCTGCATCTGCGGAGGGCAGCGTGTCCCCCCTTGAAGCAGCTGCTTGCGTAGACgagcaggaagcgaggcCCGCCAGGTGCTACGCCTCGAGGGAGTACTGGCGGAGGAGATTCGAGAAGCCAGAGGGTTTTTTCGAGTGGTACGCAGGATGGAATGAGCTGCGATCCGTCCTTCTTGAGAGAGTGCTGCCGCTGGCtagccagcagcagcggtgcgtgcgagacagccgcgagaCATGCGTAGGCGAGTCGCCTGTCCCAGTCCAACGCACTGCCGCAGCGCACTTTTGCCGTCCTCAGCCCTGTCGTCAGAGGGagagcgactgcggcgctgaTCCCGTTTCACACGGATGCGGGGTTCAGGAGCCGTCCAGGAGGTCAGAGGGCTCTTCCGCTGCGGCAACCCCCTGCCCAGAGACAGGCCCGAACCGCAGGCAGACAGAGGTCTCCATGACTATCGTGCCCGCCACAGagccgcgtggcggcgctcaTGCCCCACAGCGGAAGGGACACGATTTTTTATACTGGACGAAagaggcgcgctgcgccggtcgAGCGCCGGATTctgtgcagcagcgacgccccGCAGGGACAGGCGAGAACGTGGATTCgtcaggcgctgcgccgccgccgctgctggggACTACAGGAACCGTCTGGCGGCCGGCCTTGACTGTGATG CTCGGATGTGGGACCTCGCGTCTCGGGCTGGACTtagaagcgcgcggcggcttcccATTCGTTCTCAACATTGACTTTTGCAGACGGCCTCTCGAACAGCTCCGTCGTTGTGCGGCATCCGCCTCGGTGGAGCCGCAAAACagttgcatgcgcctgcACGGACGTCAACCTTCCAGCGTGCGTGCATTTTCTGGCGGGTTCTGTCTTCAATCGTCGTCTCGCGAGCGGATTCGTGCGGAAGGCAGCTCCTCGCGGTCAGCTGACGACTTGTCTCGCGAGCCCGTCGAGGTCACTGGAGGAGCTGCCGCGACAAACGAGACATCGCTTTCACTCTCGTATGGCTGCACCTTCGAAGGCGAAAGCCAGGCGAGAAGCCGGAAGGGCGGCGGTCAGCTGTGGTTAGAGGCAGACGCCCGTGCTTTGCCCCTCCGAACCGGCAGCGTAGACCTCGTCATTGACAAAG GGCTTCTAGACGCCGTTTCGAGCCGAGCTCGAGCGGAGCGTCTCGACACTCCtgccgctcggcgtcgcgtgcTACAAGTCCTTCAAGAAACTGGCCGTATCCTCGGCCCCACAGGGTGCCTTCTTCTCGTTACACATTCGTCTGCTACAACTCAGGCGCcggacgcggcgtcgcgagCTCGCTGGGCCTCCAGCTCTCTGTCTTGTGCGCTCTGCACTCTGTACGGACTATCGCAGGCCGCTCCAGAGGACGCTTGCGAAGCGGCGGAAacgggaggcgagggaggcgcgcgtaGCTTTCGCTCAACAGGCATGGACGCGAAGGGGGGTCAGGGGCTGGGAGGCCCGATGGGCGGTCGCGTCGAGTGTGGGAATAAAGCCCCGGACACTGCTGTTGAAGCCGGCAGCGGAGTGCAGACGGGAACGGAGGCCGCTAGCGTCGCCACTGCCCAGTGTCGCTGTGGGCACTACTGGGAAATCCTTCGCGAAGACCGCGTGGCGCTCAGTCCGACCGTCGCGGCGGCAAACATCCTGAACGTCGCTCGTGCAAATCAGCTcgagaaagagacgagaTCATTTCGAGTCGGCAACAGCAGGAAAGGACCTGCGGCGGAAAGAGCACCCAGCGACACGACGGCCGGTCCCAAGGACCGGGAGGAAGCTGGACACGATGGCGACGAGCCGGGGCAAGGACCGGAAACGGCAATCCGTGTACGTCTGACGTGA
- a CDS encoding hypothetical protein (encoded by transcript BESB_048850) — MTFAKKAERAAARGRTASMDSKDASAPPRSLGSSLSAASSDKVENPSPAQTKKGSASRGARNGVKCRRAVVAAARAKKAAQERREAEKTEKDAEKPAEAPASLLERWRKLWSQTGACVADFMASENGGTRKGTRNRTACWKDWRQLRAVAELLVNPLESDGVAAHRSGIQPRLALTKFDAPVAERSAGEEGEDFKQSAGGVSGEPVADILTSVRRGWGEAALQIAVWRLRDRRLPVPVETTGLLLDVLLRDPVFLPGPSPPTAHACASAPSCPSPSERLFCPVSSSFSASSLCSEALLSSPALRLAYAMSIVRAVNRLVDSAAPRSVTRSVASVAAELGLHQELVQMRHDATHQSLPALSLLREGALAALDHLLRLWWAPQLERLNCLLGVSAETDAPHSGAAGYLVSCWVTAAAALIRDSRPLPALLRQANEAARRSAPSLEHFLCSGNRQEEPAPLALAAVHAANRGVRTPRRMARELVQRLERTAASSLCAAAGGRGGPQRGKKALRKTRKLHETELLEWSQAGGIGRAGWGVRTLLQQQVFEADVDEEVSISCCVEGLMANFDATSHPILQAFFLQLLLLLSPAFAVDCLSRLFLLLLHMDPRCFASDPQSAAETRSTAASPGFSPNRSSWELEKGPGSGSAVSRNLEPRSPPADSPSSLDSSSSTLPLPLAAFVALSPSGHAPSPARTSTPSRKRRRASSSDEDVPFGVSASGGDLLRRVQAAVRRARLWRRLLQASSSHAAAPEKQAREGRDASLRSRITSGDGEPATERLTNDSLDADEDAVDDSRGWPRAPQPLRCTPATTTSRMPPRRDTQPHCFGSRDRSHSRMCQGGTGNGGQTVAECGRCSYIQMSRNLLSWLPLLTGAFTTPSTIPQLPCASSSASTSPSSSSAYLRDLSTGISSLGVMAVLHHYVHHHSFALEDEEAECMFSGSTGRRGSALPVASCPGEAEQKDDDEDGAASCLGFEGRQTLSGESGRSCNAASESTDAETRCHASASPPGQGGRAEAGRPATSSRRACDLGTVFIAAQQRLASAWRVVGSAVTLHCAQILAELPATGLREEDAEASLSQSLALFRLRVIAVAAACLARPETALSRVLQEKSFSLFRACAQRLLARTESPDCQAGLTEEDSAETLLATWVPRRERKRGAPCAPRPDARPPDQPGRVTRELEPAGRETQRTKDPRRETGCADEGGQDRCGDGTEGSEDEDCAVEFLSTSEEEEAAAQAPYCCYTDCSRWSPSRLRFLTAYEDKEEEDVQEDSSRAAERDKGNAEDRVALALGALTTQVEARLTRESAAGEEGATEGGEEDDADEERAIYEASEEEPDDADEAASANGGDEPKAVHVRATSEKPPAVQGGRQSSEPQGARQQESAQLNSRARNRRDTGPAKKALQGSAEQESGCDASGERDMGSSVKAADREERNGTSFLRVEEEYPKEDDGGDKAEEADAPTDSSFFFELHL, encoded by the coding sequence ATGACGTTCGCcaagaaagcagagagagccgcagcgcgcgggcggacAGCGAGTATGGATTCGAAGGACGCCAGTGCGCCTCCAAGGTCACTCGGGAGTTCGTTgtcggctgcgtcgtcggACAAAGTTGAGAATCCTTCGCCAGCGCAGACCAAAAAAGgctccgcgagccgcggTGCCCGAAATGGCGTGAAGTGTCGGAGAGCGGTTGTCGCAGCGGCaagggcgaagaaggccgcgcaggagagacGGGAAGCCGAGAAAACGGAGAAGGATGCCGAGaagccggcggaggctccAGCGTCTCTCCTGGAGAGATGGAGGAAGCTGTGGAGTCAAacgggcgcctgcgtcgccgatTTCATGGCAAGCGAAAACGGAGGGACGAGAAAGGGCACGCGGAATCGAACCGCGTGCTGGAAAGACTGGCGCCAGCTCCGCGCAGTCGCTGAGCTCCTAGTGAACCCGCTGGAGAGCGACGGAGTCGCTGCACACAGAAGCGGCATCCAACCGCGGCTCGCCCTGACGAAGTTTGACGCGCCTGTGGCCGAGCGATCTGcgggggaagaaggcgaggacttCAAACAGAGTGCTGGCGGCGTGAGTGGAGAGCCAGTAGCAGACATTCTGACGTCTGTGCGGCGCGGGTGGGGAGAAGCTGCCTTGCAGATTGCGGTGTGGAGGCTGCGCGACCGACGCCTGCCAGTGCCAGTAGAGACAACTggccttctcctcgacgTGCTCCTTAGGGACCCTGTCTTTCTTCCGGGTCCCTCGCCGCCAacagcgcatgcgtgcgcctccgcgcccagttgcccgtcgccttccgagcgtctcttctgccctgtctcctcgtccttctctgcctcctcgctgtgcTCCGAGGCGTTGCTCTCTAGtccggcgcttcgcctggCGTACGCCATGAGCATCGTACGCGCAGTGAACCGCCTCGTCGattccgctgcgcctcggtcCGTGACACGCTCGGTGGCATCGGTGGCAGCCGAGCTCGGCCTGCACCAGGAACTGGTGCAGATGCGCCACGATGCGACGCACCAGAGTCTTCCTGcgctctcgcttcttcgcgaaggcgccctgGCTGCTCTAGACCATCTTCTGCGGCTGTGGTGGGCGCCTCAACTGGAGCGCCTGAATTGCCTTctgggcgtctccgcggagaccgacgcgccgcacagTGGCGCTGCAGGCTACCTCGTCTCCTGCTGGGtgacggcagcagcggcgctcaTCCGAGACAGCaggccgctgcccgcgctgctgcggcaggcaaacgaagccgcgcgcaggagcgcgccttcgctggaGCACTTTCTCTGCTCGGGGAATCGGCAGGAAGAACCCGCCCCCCTCGCTCTGGCGGCAGTTCACGCTGCAAATCGAGGTGTGCGCACTCCCCGCAGAATGGCTCGTGAGCTGGTCCAGAGGCTCGAGCGGACAGCTGCGAGTTCGCTGtgtgccgcggcgggcggtcgcggaggcccCCAGCGAGGAAAGAAGGCCCTTCGGAAGACCCGGAAACTCCACGAAACGGAACTGCTCGAGTGGAGTCAGGCGGGCGGCATCGGCCGAGCAGGCTGGGGCGTGCGCACactgcttcagcagcaggTCTTTGAAGCGGATGTCGACGAAGAGGTGTCTATTTCCTGTTGTGTAGAGGGCCTCATGGCAAACTTTGATGCAACCTCTCACCCGATTCTCCAGGCCTTCTTTCTCcagctcctccttctcctgtctccggCTTTCGCCGTCGACTGCTTGTCGCggctctttcttcttctgcttcacaTGGACCCCCGCTGTTTTGCCTCCGATCCCCAAAGTGCCGCAGAAACCCGGTCTACAGCGGCCAGCCCCGGCTTTTCGCCGAACCGGTCTTCATGGGAACTGGAGAAAGGTccaggcagcggcagcgcggtgTCGAGGAACCTCGAGCCCCGCTCTCCCCCGGCGGACAGTCCCTCCTCACTGGACTCTTCGTCCTCGACACTGCCGTTGCCACTCGCGGCGTTCGTTGCCCTGTCTCCTAGCGGCCATGCCCCATCGCCTGCGCGGACGAGCACCCCCTCGCGGAAACGGCGGAGGGCGTCATCGTCGGATGAAGACGTTCCTTTCGGGGTCTCAGCCAGTGGAGGCGATCTGCTTCGGCGCGTCCAAGCGGCGgtgcgccgagcgcggctcTGGCGTCGACTGCTCcaggcttcctcctctcacgcagcagcgccagaaAAGCAAGCGCGAGAGGGCCGTGACGCTTCACTCCGGTCCCGGATCACATCCGGTGATGGTGAACCAGCGACGGAAAGGCTGACAAATGACTCGTTggatgcagacgaagacgcagtTGACGACTCGCGGGGATGGCCTCGAGCCCCGCAACCTCTCAGGTGCACTCCAGCAACGACGACCAGCCGCATGCCACCACGAAGAGATACACAGCCGCACTGCTTCGGCTCCAGAGATCGTTCCCACTCGCGAATGTGCCAGGGAGGGACCGGAAACGGAGGCCAGACTGTCGCAGAGTGTGGGCGGTGTAGCTACATTCAAATGAGTCGAAACTTGCTGTCCTGGTTGCCGCTCTTGACTGGGGCATTTACTACGCCGTCTACAATACCACAGCTACCCtgtgcctcctcctctgcttcgacttctccttcgtcttcatcTGCATATTTGAGGGATCTTTCGACAGGAATCTCTTCTCTTGGCGTTATGGCGGTCCTCCACCATTATGTGCATCACCACTCTTTCGCCctcgaggacgaggaagccgaATGCATGTTCTCGGGCAGCACgggcaggcgcggcagcgcgttgCCCGTCGCCTCGTGCCCTGGAGAGGCAGAGCAGAAGGACGATGACGAGGACGGTGCTGCCTCGTGTCTCGGTTTCGAAGGCCGACAAACACtgagcggagagagcggacgCAGTTGCAACGCCGCTTCTGAGagcacagacgcagagacacggtGCCATGCTTCCGCATCCCCGCCCGGTCAGGGAGGCCGGGCAGAGGCCGGGAGGCCCGCGACCTCTAGCCGAAGAGCGTGTGATCTGGGCACCGTGTTTATCGCCgctcagcagcgcctcgcgtctgcctggCGGGTCGTGGGCTCTGCCGTCACCTTGCACTGCGCACAGATCCTGGCTGAGCTGCCCGCGACGGGTctccgcgaggaggacgcagaggcgtcgcTCAGCCAGTCGCTGGCTCTGTTTCGGCTAAGAGTGATTGCGGTGGCCGCTGCGTGTCTAGCGCGACCTGAGACGGCGCTCTCCAGGGTTCTCCAGGAGAAgagcttttctctctttcgggcttgtgcgcagcgcctgctggcgcgaACGGAGTCACCTGACTGCCAAGCGGGCCTCACGGAGGAGGATTCAGCGGAGACGCTTCTCGCCACTTGGGTTcctcgcagagagaggaagcgaggcgcgccgtgTGCCCCGAGGCCCGACGCCCGGCCGCCGGACCAGCCGGGACGAGTGACCCGCGAGCTCGAGCCCGCGGGGCGCGAAACCCAAAGAACGAAGGATCCACGCCGCGAGACTGGATGCGCCGACGAAGGGGGACAAGACAGATGCGGAGATGGGACGGAAGGtagcgaagacgaggactgTGCAGTCGAATTCCTTAGCacaagcgaggaagaagaagccgccgCACAGGCTCCGTACTGCTGCTACACTGACTGCTCTCGGTGGAGCcccagccgcctccgctttctGACTGCATATGAGGacaaggaggaggaggacgtgCAGGAAgactcctcgcgcgcggcagagagagacaaaggcaacgcagaagacagagTCGCCCTGGCGCTCGGGGCTCTGACCACTCAAGTGGAAGCGCGACTCACACGCGAGTCTGCAGCGGGCGAAGAAGGGGCGACTgagggaggggaggaagacgatgcagacgaagaaagagCGATCTACGAGGCTTCCGAAGAGGAACcagacgacgcagatgaagccgccagcgccaACGGAGGAGACGAACCCAAGGCAGTACACGTGCGCGCGACCAGTGAGAAACCACCCGCAGTCCAGGGAGGTCGACAGAGTAGCGAGCCGCAAGGCGCGCGGCAACAGGAGAGTGCGCAGTTGAACAGCAGGGCAAGGAACCGACGCGACACAGGACCCGCGAAAAAGGCCCTACAGGGAAGTGCTGAGCAAGAATCAGGGTGTGACGCttcaggcgagagagacatgGGGAGCTCCGTGAAGgcagcagacagagaggagaggaatgggacgtcttttctgcgtgtgGAGGAAGAGTATCCAAAGGAGGACGACGGTGGAGACaaagcagaggaggcagacgccccCACAGACTCCAGTTTCTTCTTCGAATTGCATTTGTAG
- a CDS encoding phosphodiesterase/alkaline phosphatase D family protein (encoded by transcript BESB_048860) yields MGADLRGAPARCRARALFLDLMQGAQRRALCRRNVALRRRLMRFFSLLVSLVVSGFSPLHPFLAGSPSAAQLFATALARPGDVGRVPEADAQPVSSPAPVSSCARRPLSEPDSVQAFPLHRLAFGSCYMTHEQRKTLLSPLSSLFLSEDRRVAAEEEIRRELRAMENQVWDRVKEQDPTAWIWMGDAGYSRAHDVASVREALDQVKRVPAYEAFRRSVPFLDGTWDDHDYGMNDGGKYQKNREALREAFLDFVDVPPHSPRRRGRQGVYSSHVFGVPVTTGSASDHAPLRQTEQQTGESDARNEETEAGAREQTTEREDAWREAEENDSTAATETQRDGRPRARATNPRFVEGTEVKLILLDTRHERDNHFIPSAGMIANSSLFSLVAATTRTLCHLFALGGSYDGDLLGEAQWQWLEKQLTNSTASVHILVSSIQVTTTLPLVESWGHFPRARERLFSLLRRSRPAGLVLLSGDVHFGEISGDNTNVLEVTSSGMTHTAGDSFWKRFLIERALLPYYSKHRREPSDVFVQRNFGVINFRYLNERGEEIPSSADILRGKGPVVSIDLEVRIVDASSGAVALATRQRFPSSPSTARAHLKDGEAQVRDFALSRHGLSAGVFQDFSVLETQTPALVADPASWWEMVVAWMVWPAVLLACPLMLCGFIVSFTVRRQAPCSKPDQPGPAGQQADTSTPTCLVQHGVRQGGWDGSREKKRRTLATELHGSGEAELAHSEL; encoded by the exons ATGGGAGCTGACTTGCGGGGCGCTCCGGCGCGTTGCCGGGCGCGAGCTTTGTTCCTTGATCTCATGCAAGGGGCTCAGCGACGTGCCTTGTGCAGAAGGAACGTGGctttgcggcggcgcctgatGCGTTTCTTTTCACTGCTGGTCTCCCTAGTCGTGAGCGGCTTTTCTCCCCTGCATCCTTTCCTGGCTGGTTCGCcgagcgctgcgcagctTTTTGCCACCGCCCTAGCTCGACCTGGAGATGTTGGCAGAGTCCCTGAGGCGGACGCCcagcctgtctcctcgcctgcgcctgtctcctcgtgtGCGCGCCGGCCCCTGTCGGAGCCCGACAGCGTCCAGGCGTTTCCCTTGCACCGGCTCGCGTTCGGGTCGTGCTACATGACGCATgagcagaggaagacgctgctgtctcctctgtcttctctgttCCTCTCGGAGGAtcggcgcgtcgcagcagaggaagaaaTACGCCGAGAGCTCAGAGCGATGGAGAACCAAGTGTGGGACCGCGTCAAAGAGCAAGACCCGACGGCTTGGATCTGGATGGGAGATGCCGGATACTCGC GCGCCCACGACGTCGCCTCCGttcgcgaggcgctggatCAGGTGAAGCGCGTGCCTGCCTACGAAGCATTTCGCCGCTCCGTCCCGTTTCTAGACGGCACCTGGGATGACCACGACTACG GCATGAACGATGGAGGCAAGTACCAAAAAAATCGCGAAGCCCTTCGAGAAGCATTCCTCGATTTCGTGGACGTTCCTCCGCACTCCCCTCGACGCAGGGGTCGACAGGGCGTTTACTCGTCCCACGTCTTCGGTGTACCAGTGACTACGGGCTCGGCGAGTGACCACGCTCCGCTGAGACAGACAGAGCAACAGACAGGCGAGAGTGATGCACGGAACGAAGAAACAGAAGCGGGCGCACGTGAACAAAccacggagagagaggacgcgtggagggaagcagaagagaacgactcgacggcagcgacagagacacagagagatGGGAGAccgagagcgagggcgacaaaCCCGCGTTTTGTAGAAGGGACGGAAGTTAAGCTCATCTTGCTCGACACGCGCCACGAACGGGATAACCACTTCATCCCCAGCGCAG GCATGATCGCGAACTCGAGCTTGTTTTCTTTAGTGGCTGCGACCACAAGGACGCTCTGTCATCTCTTTGC GCTGGGCGGAAGCTACGATGGCGACTTACTTGGCGAGGCGCAGTGGCAGTGGCTCGAGAAGCAGCTAACGAACTCGACGGCGTCTGTGCACATTCTCGTCTCTTCGATCCAG GTGACGACGACTCTTCCACTGGTGGAGAGCTGGGGTCATTTTCCCCGCGCCCGTGAAAGGCTCTTcagtctgctgcggcggagccggcccgccggcctcgttctcctctctggCGACGTACACTTTGGCGAGATATCCGGAGACAAT ACGAATGTCCTGGAGGTCACAAGCAGCGGCATGACTCACACGGCAGGCGACTCCTTTTGGAAGCGATTTCTCATCGAGCGCGCCCTCCTTCCATACTACAGCAAGCACCGAAGGGAGCCGAGTGACGTGTTTGTACAGCGGAATTTCGGGGTCATCAACTTCCGCTACCTCAACGAACGAGGTGAAGAAATCCCGTCCAGTGCAGATATACTCCGCGGCAAAGGTCCGG TTGTGTCCATCGACCTCGAAGTCCGAATTGTGGACGCGAGTTCCGGCGCGGTAGCGCTCGCGACCCGACAGCGATTTCCATCGTCTCCGTCGACAGCTCGCGCCCACTTGAAGGACGGTGAAGCCCAAGTCAGAGACTTTGCCTTGTCACGTCATGGGCTTTCAGCGGGGGTTTTCCAGGACTTCTCCGTACTAGAGACTCAAACGCCGGCCCTCGTGGCAGACCCGGCTTCGTGGTGGGAGATGGTAGTTGCATGGATGGTTTGGCCGGCTGTGCTACTTGCATGCCCTCTGATGCTCTGCGGGTTTATTGTTTCGTTCACCGTGCGACGGCAAGCTCCCTGCTCCAAGCCGGATCAGCCAGGACCCGCAGGGCAACAGGCAGACACTAGCACACCCACGTGTCTGGTGCAGCATGGCGTGCGACAGGGGGGATGGGATGGCTCGAGGGAAAAGAAGCGACGAACACTAGCAACCGAGCTGCATGGGAGTGGAGAAGCGGAACTGGCGCACTCAGAACTTTGA